A region from the Brachyspira hampsonii genome encodes:
- a CDS encoding flagellin gives MIITNNINAIRANRYLKVNSTEHKKKFPSLFAGDKGPLVQRRYILRAEKNTQDGISFIQTADGYLDETINILQRIRELSVKSANGIYNNSDRAYIQAEVSNLIDEIDRVASQAQFNTLNILTGRFSNTVNASASMWIHIGPSRDQRKRIYIATMTANSLKLKNEFNSYVSVSSVSKANRTIGIIDEAIGYVIKQRSDLGAYKNRFNTYIQGLMTSYENVIAYGSKKMDRDVAEASIFEAISSIKSQSALAMLVHSNNLPKDALNLLR, from the coding sequence ATGATAATAACAAATAATATTAATGCAATTAGAGCAAATAGATATTTAAAAGTTAATTCTACTGAGCATAAGAAAAAATTTCCTAGTTTATTTGCAGGTGATAAAGGACCTCTAGTACAGAGAAGATATATACTTCGTGCAGAAAAAAATACCCAAGACGGCATATCTTTTATACAGACAGCTGACGGATATTTGGATGAAACAATAAATATATTGCAGCGTATTAGAGAATTATCAGTAAAATCTGCAAATGGAATATACAATAATTCTGACAGAGCATATATTCAGGCAGAAGTATCAAATTTAATAGATGAAATAGATAGGGTAGCTAGTCAGGCACAATTTAATACTTTAAATATATTGACAGGAAGATTCTCAAATACTGTTAATGCATCAGCAAGTATGTGGATTCATATAGGTCCTAGCAGAGATCAGAGAAAGAGAATTTATATTGCTACAATGACTGCAAATTCTTTAAAATTAAAAAATGAATTCAACAGTTATGTTTCTGTATCTTCAGTAAGCAAAGCAAATAGAACTATAGGAATAATAGATGAAGCTATAGGATATGTTATTAAACAAAGATCTGATTTAGGAGCTTATAAAAATAGATTTAATACATATATTCAAGGACTTATGACTTCTTATGAGAATGTAATTGCTTACGGCAGTAAAAAAATGGATAGAGATGTAGCTGAAGCTTCTATTTTTGAGGCTATAAGCTCAATAAAATCGCAGTCTGCTTTAGCTATGCTTGTACATTCTAATAATTTACCTAAAGATGCTTTGAATTTATTAAGATAG
- a CDS encoding methyl-accepting chemotaxis protein gives MKLNSLTFKIPLIMGLSITLSIFVITGIMFLISLKSVDIAAQNGFETTAVAYESTVNLWIEEQQSKVDSFSTNQSIINYLLDRTEENAQIAADSLSEFKNYRKSSLHFVILDTDGKVLLDSEGGSLMNYNHGSDSDFYSYRNNSENERIWISKSAITGKPVFKMYSDINDANGNIIGVLSYHIDWADFIGHSISNYKYGETGNIIIIDENKNVIASKDETKVLTSLSEFEPLKDITELKTGIKHYRGEDGKLYMLYFNTIIYPHWYIIVTITESELYSPVNNMLRHPIYIAAILIILFIILIWLFSRYITSPIKEIVKEADNIANGDLTTVISQKHLNRKDEIGDILNSFNKMKKVIKDIIKVVNSNISQTKRTAYSLYYSNKDLSERTISQASDINETTSFMKNISLAIDESTDNMKSMSEGMIDARNEINNAGSIIFDTAKNTELVFESSKKIADIIKIIEDIAFQTNILALNASVEAARAGEQGRGFAVVASEVRNLALNTSESAKNITSLIEDSNDKIKKATDSANMSQKLFVEIKKKIENTTNIMKEMVVKINKQQEDVSKINNSMLSIDAKTKDNADLVELMKNSSSELEKQTNNFFSAVSFFKTGVYHLDWSESYNTNNEHIDEQHKKLLNFINDIYSAIYEEDEDRVKNVFNMTLDYTKYHFADEEKLQKENADRYKKIKEHFEQHRSFENLVSKKISELNTSNNWKNTALDMANILSKWLIQHIGVWDKEFVKIAGI, from the coding sequence ATGAAACTTAATAGTTTAACATTTAAAATACCGCTTATTATGGGACTTTCTATTACATTATCAATATTTGTAATAACAGGTATAATGTTTTTAATATCATTGAAGTCCGTTGATATAGCGGCTCAAAATGGATTTGAAACTACAGCCGTTGCTTATGAAAGCACGGTTAATCTATGGATAGAAGAACAACAATCAAAGGTAGATTCTTTTTCTACAAATCAAAGTATTATTAATTATTTATTAGATAGGACAGAAGAAAATGCACAAATTGCAGCTGATAGTCTTTCAGAATTTAAAAATTATAGAAAATCATCACTTCATTTTGTAATTTTAGATACGGATGGAAAGGTTTTGCTTGATTCTGAAGGCGGCAGTTTAATGAATTATAATCATGGCTCGGATTCTGATTTTTATTCATATAGAAATAATTCTGAAAATGAGAGAATATGGATTTCTAAATCGGCTATAACAGGAAAGCCTGTATTCAAAATGTATTCGGATATAAATGATGCTAATGGTAATATAATAGGCGTGTTATCATATCATATTGATTGGGCTGATTTTATAGGACATTCTATATCCAATTATAAATACGGCGAAACAGGAAATATTATCATAATAGATGAAAATAAGAATGTAATAGCTTCTAAAGATGAAACTAAAGTATTAACTAGTCTTTCAGAATTTGAGCCTTTAAAAGATATTACAGAGCTTAAAACAGGAATAAAACATTATAGAGGTGAAGATGGAAAACTTTATATGCTTTATTTTAACACTATTATTTATCCTCATTGGTATATAATAGTAACTATAACTGAAAGCGAGCTTTATAGTCCTGTTAATAATATGTTAAGACATCCTATATATATAGCTGCTATTTTAATTATTTTATTTATTATTCTAATTTGGCTATTTTCAAGATATATAACATCTCCTATTAAAGAGATTGTTAAAGAGGCTGATAATATTGCAAATGGAGATTTGACCACTGTAATATCTCAAAAACATTTGAATAGAAAAGATGAAATAGGTGATATTTTAAATAGCTTTAATAAAATGAAAAAAGTTATAAAGGATATTATTAAAGTTGTAAATTCAAATATATCGCAAACAAAAAGAACAGCTTATAGTTTATATTATTCAAATAAAGATCTTTCAGAAAGAACTATATCTCAGGCATCGGATATAAATGAAACAACATCATTTATGAAAAATATTTCTTTAGCTATAGATGAGTCTACAGATAATATGAAATCTATGAGTGAAGGTATGATAGATGCTAGAAATGAAATAAATAATGCCGGATCTATAATATTTGATACTGCTAAAAATACAGAGCTTGTTTTTGAATCTAGTAAAAAGATAGCTGATATTATAAAGATAATTGAAGATATAGCGTTTCAAACTAATATATTGGCTTTAAATGCATCTGTAGAGGCAGCAAGGGCAGGAGAGCAGGGCAGAGGATTTGCAGTTGTTGCTTCAGAAGTTAGAAACTTAGCATTGAATACATCCGAGTCAGCTAAAAATATCACTTCTCTAATAGAAGATAGTAATGATAAAATTAAAAAAGCTACCGATTCTGCTAATATGTCGCAAAAATTATTTGTAGAAATAAAGAAAAAAATAGAAAATACTACTAATATAATGAAAGAGATGGTTGTAAAAATTAATAAACAGCAGGAAGATGTTTCTAAAATTAATAATTCTATGCTTAGTATAGATGCCAAAACTAAAGATAATGCTGATTTAGTTGAACTTATGAAAAATTCTTCTTCAGAATTAGAGAAACAAACTAATAACTTTTTTAGTGCTGTAAGTTTCTTCAAAACCGGTGTTTATCATTTGGATTGGTCTGAAAGTTATAATACTAATAATGAGCATATAGATGAACAGCATAAAAAATTATTAAATTTTATTAATGATATATATTCTGCCATATATGAAGAAGATGAGGATAGAGTAAAAAATGTATTTAATATGACATTAGATTATACTAAATACCATTTTGCTGATGAAGAAAAACTTCAAAAAGAAAATGCTGATAGATATAAAAAAATAAAAGAGCATTTTGAACAGCATAGAAGTTTTGAGAATTTAGTGTCTAAAAAGATTTCTGAATTGAATACATCTAATAATTGGAAAAATACGGCTTTAGATATGGCAAATATTTTGAGTAAATGGCTTATTCAGCATATAGGGGTTTGGGATAAAGAATTTGTAAAAATAGCTGGAATATAG
- a CDS encoding methyl-accepting chemotaxis protein: MKIYSLRFKIPFLFVTAIVLSILLSVGVVLFFSTKVIDDAVESGFESTSISYKNLINLWLEDNYSSMKNFITSEALINFLLNIEDETLKLRAEEALKYFKTSKSSFINFILLDLNGNSIIDSENGILNNVTMDKNDEGWKKFVSGGYNQGGEASVSKSVATGNPTYRIWAGIKDNTGRVIGVLSGNVDWGNLINGYILNVKIGETGKISIIDGNKKILAHNDKNKILTTAESYLPYDEVLKNKNGIMHYKDSSDNQKYLMSYYNVDNTDWYIIITILEKELYSSLGKTIIFSILFGIAIIIIVTIVIIAFTRRLTSPLKEALRLANLISKGDLTFDVNNKYFERKDETGELIKSFDDIKTSIRDIIDVANSNVALTKRTAYSLSYSNKDLATRTLDQASDLEKTAEATEEISSTIKKTAENASIINDMMTDARNAVEKAGSIIAETAQNTSQAFEYSQKISGLVKFIEDIAFQTNILALNASVEAARAGEQGRGFAVVASEVRNLAQTTQSSVNNITSFITESNDKVKKATDSANMSRTLFEDIESKIEETTRVIADMANTTKEQLIGIDSINSAMSNMDAQTQDNSTLVSSMHESSKELEDQMEQLSNAMSFFKVGAKKLEWLDQYYTHNKTIDSQHVQIIEYANKVHTALYNGVKEDVDEAFKGAINYTKYHFSEEQKIQVAHKDKYHKIKEHFEEHRRFEKAIDDQYKAFKSSNDWRQIAIDFSDLLAKLLIEHIGVWDKEFVKIAGIKDS, encoded by the coding sequence ATGAAAATATATAGTTTAAGGTTTAAAATACCTTTTTTATTTGTAACTGCTATAGTTTTGTCTATATTACTTAGTGTTGGGGTTGTATTATTCTTTAGTACAAAGGTTATAGATGATGCTGTTGAAAGCGGATTTGAATCTACATCAATTTCTTATAAAAATTTAATCAATCTTTGGTTAGAGGATAATTATTCTTCTATGAAAAATTTTATTACTTCTGAGGCATTAATAAATTTTTTATTAAATATTGAAGATGAAACTTTAAAACTTAGGGCTGAAGAAGCTTTAAAATATTTCAAAACTTCAAAAAGTTCATTTATTAATTTTATATTATTAGATTTAAACGGAAACTCTATAATAGATTCTGAAAACGGTATTCTCAATAATGTAACTATGGATAAAAATGATGAAGGTTGGAAGAAATTTGTTTCCGGCGGATATAATCAGGGAGGCGAGGCAAGTGTAAGTAAATCAGTTGCCACTGGAAATCCTACTTATAGAATATGGGCTGGAATAAAAGATAATACCGGAAGGGTTATAGGAGTATTATCTGGAAATGTAGATTGGGGAAATTTAATTAATGGATATATTTTAAATGTAAAAATCGGAGAAACCGGAAAAATATCCATAATAGACGGAAATAAAAAAATATTAGCTCATAATGACAAGAATAAAATTTTAACTACTGCAGAAAGTTATCTTCCTTATGATGAGGTTTTAAAAAATAAAAACGGTATTATGCATTATAAGGATAGTTCTGATAATCAAAAGTATTTAATGTCATACTACAATGTAGATAATACAGATTGGTATATCATAATAACTATTTTAGAAAAAGAATTATATTCTTCATTAGGAAAAACTATTATATTCTCAATATTATTCGGAATAGCTATAATAATTATTGTAACTATTGTTATTATAGCATTTACAAGAAGATTAACATCTCCGCTTAAAGAAGCTTTGAGATTGGCGAATTTAATATCTAAAGGAGATTTGACTTTTGATGTAAATAATAAATATTTTGAAAGAAAAGATGAAACAGGAGAATTAATAAAAAGTTTTGATGATATAAAAACATCTATAAGAGATATTATAGATGTAGCTAATTCTAATGTTGCTTTGACTAAGAGAACTGCTTATTCTTTATCATATTCAAATAAAGATTTGGCTACTAGAACTTTGGATCAGGCATCAGATTTGGAAAAGACTGCCGAAGCTACAGAGGAGATTTCAAGCACTATAAAGAAAACAGCAGAAAATGCTTCTATTATTAATGATATGATGACAGATGCAAGAAACGCAGTAGAAAAAGCCGGAAGCATCATTGCTGAAACAGCTCAAAATACTAGTCAGGCATTTGAATACAGTCAAAAGATTAGCGGATTAGTAAAGTTTATTGAAGATATAGCATTCCAAACTAATATATTGGCTTTGAACGCTTCAGTAGAGGCAGCAAGGGCAGGAGAGCAGGGCAGAGGATTTGCAGTTGTTGCTTCTGAGGTTAGAAATTTGGCACAAACTACTCAAAGCTCTGTTAATAATATTACTTCATTTATTACAGAAAGTAATGATAAGGTAAAAAAAGCAACTGATTCTGCTAATATGTCCAGAACTTTATTTGAAGATATAGAAAGTAAAATTGAAGAGACTACAAGAGTTATAGCTGATATGGCCAATACTACTAAAGAACAATTAATAGGTATAGACAGCATAAATAGTGCTATGTCTAATATGGATGCTCAAACTCAAGATAATAGTACATTAGTTTCATCTATGCATGAATCATCTAAGGAACTTGAAGATCAAATGGAGCAGTTATCCAATGCTATGTCTTTCTTTAAGGTTGGTGCTAAAAAGTTAGAATGGCTTGATCAGTATTATACTCATAATAAAACTATAGATAGTCAGCATGTTCAGATAATAGAATATGCTAATAAGGTTCATACAGCTTTATATAATGGTGTAAAAGAAGATGTTGATGAAGCATTTAAAGGTGCTATTAATTATACTAAATACCATTTTTCTGAAGAACAAAAAATACAGGTTGCTCACAAAGATAAATATCATAAGATTAAAGAGCATTTTGAAGAACATAGAAGATTTGAAAAGGCTATTGATGATCAATATAAAGCATTTAAATCCAGCAATGATTGGCGTCAGATAGCTATTGACTTTTCTGATCTTTTAGCTAAACTGCTAATAGAGCATATAGGTGTATGGGATAAAGAGTTTGTAAAAATTGCCGGTATAAAAGATTCTTAA